A single region of the Malus sylvestris chromosome 8, drMalSylv7.2, whole genome shotgun sequence genome encodes:
- the LOC126633479 gene encoding protein PYRICULARIA ORYZAE RESISTANCE 21-like isoform X1, which yields MGEKEKVTIMVLKVDLQCHKCYKKVKKVLCKFPQIRDQVYNEKQNQVVIKVVCCSPEKIRDKICCKGGSAIKSIEIMKEPDVKPKGDGKGDGKGDGKPKDDGKPKDDGNPKDDGKPKDDSKPKDDGKPNPGPPSPQPVPCVPAHRPPVRTCCMECYQGHAGGPCHNPGPPPPQPVPCVPAHRPPVRACCMDCYQGHAGGPCHNPGPPPPQPVPCVPGYRPPVRACCMDCYQGRAGGPCHSGYGGGPALYIQYDGYYGRPVYDSYGGGSMGYCVTRPDYFSEENTSACRVM from the exons ATGGGGGAAAAGGAAAAG GTTACGATTATGGTGCTGAAGGTAGATCTTCAGTGTCACAAATGCTACAAGAAGGTTAAAAAAGTTCTTTGTAAATTCCCTC AAATACGAGACCAGGTATACAACGAGAAACAAAACCAAGTGGTGATCAAAGTGGTATGCTGCAGTCCAGAAAAGATAAGGGACAAGATTTGCTGCAAAGGTGGGAGTGCCATCAAGAGCATCGAGATCATGAAAGAGCCCGACGTCAAGCCTAAAGGTGACGGTAAGGGTGACGGTAAGGGTGACGGTAAGCCTAAAGATGATGGCAAGCCTAAAGATGACGGCAATCCTAAAGATGACGGCAAGCCTAAAGATGACAGCAAGCCTAAAGATGACGGTAAGCCAAATCCTGGACCACCATCGCCTCAGCCAGTTCCTTGTGTGCCGGCGCACCGACCGCCTGTCCGAACGTGTTGTATGGAATGTTACCAGGGGCATGCAGGTGGGCCATGCCATAATCCTGGACCGCCACCACCTCAGCCGGTTCCTTGTGTGCCAGCGCACCGACCGCCTGTCCGAGCATGTTGTATGGATTGTTACCAGGGGCATGCAGGTGGGCCGTGCCATAATCCTGGACCGCCACCGCCTCAGCCGGTTCCTTGTGTGCCAGGGTACCGACCGCCTGTCCGAGCGTGTTGTATGGATTGTTACCAAGGGCGTGCAGGTGGGCCGTGCCATAGTGGTTATGGCGGGGGCCCAGCCCTGTACATCCAGTATGATGGTTACTATGGAAGGCCTGTGTATGATAGTTACGGCGGGGGCAGCATGGGGTACTGTGTTACCCGCCCTGACTATTTCAGTGAAGAAAATACCTCAGCTTGCAGAGTCATGTAA
- the LOC126633479 gene encoding protein PYRICULARIA ORYZAE RESISTANCE 21-like isoform X2: MGEKEKVTIMVLKVDLQCHKCYKKVKKVLCKFPQIRDQVYNEKQNQVVIKVVCCSPEKIRDKICCKGGSAIKSIEIMKEPDVKPKGDGKGDGKGDGKPKDDGKPKDDGNPKDDGKPKDDSKPKDDGKPNPGPPSPQPVPCVPAHRPPVRTCCMECYQGHAGGPCHNPGPPPPQPVPCVPGYRPPVRACCMDCYQGRAGGPCHSGYGGGPALYIQYDGYYGRPVYDSYGGGSMGYCVTRPDYFSEENTSACRVM, translated from the exons ATGGGGGAAAAGGAAAAG GTTACGATTATGGTGCTGAAGGTAGATCTTCAGTGTCACAAATGCTACAAGAAGGTTAAAAAAGTTCTTTGTAAATTCCCTC AAATACGAGACCAGGTATACAACGAGAAACAAAACCAAGTGGTGATCAAAGTGGTATGCTGCAGTCCAGAAAAGATAAGGGACAAGATTTGCTGCAAAGGTGGGAGTGCCATCAAGAGCATCGAGATCATGAAAGAGCCCGACGTCAAGCCTAAAGGTGACGGTAAGGGTGACGGTAAGGGTGACGGTAAGCCTAAAGATGATGGCAAGCCTAAAGATGACGGCAATCCTAAAGATGACGGCAAGCCTAAAGATGACAGCAAGCCTAAAGATGACGGTAAGCCAAATCCTGGACCACCATCGCCTCAGCCAGTTCCTTGTGTGCCGGCGCACCGACCGCCTGTCCGAACGTGTTGTATGGAATGTTACCAGGGGCATGCAG GTGGGCCGTGCCATAATCCTGGACCGCCACCGCCTCAGCCGGTTCCTTGTGTGCCAGGGTACCGACCGCCTGTCCGAGCGTGTTGTATGGATTGTTACCAAGGGCGTGCAGGTGGGCCGTGCCATAGTGGTTATGGCGGGGGCCCAGCCCTGTACATCCAGTATGATGGTTACTATGGAAGGCCTGTGTATGATAGTTACGGCGGGGGCAGCATGGGGTACTGTGTTACCCGCCCTGACTATTTCAGTGAAGAAAATACCTCAGCTTGCAGAGTCATGTAA